From the genome of Methanobrevibacter smithii ATCC 35061, one region includes:
- a CDS encoding bifunctional glycosyltransferase/CDP-glycerol:glycerophosphate glycerophosphotransferase: MYLKKAFDSVISQSLDFEKNIQIIVVNDGSTDNTEEMCLKYRVRYPQNIKYISTKDCFGPAHARNQGLKEAQGKYINFLDSDDYISHNTFKDVYNFFEKHYSEIDVVSIPIYYFGSQKGNHPLNFKFKKTEVVDLLKQPEFIQLSGPSSFFKAEAIENIKFNDKLQTAEDAFFVNQVLLNKLKLGLVKSGSYFYRKFEAKNSLLDYSSKTKEYYISRIKQFHFKLIECSKRDYGEVLKFIQYVLMYDLQWLFKIKKIDHILSYDEIYELYINLIFILQNIDDDVIYNQKNIQNQLKTHIFFLKYLGNDYLANCDCKYRKQVYNDILDKLSLNQVFIDIFEIQNDVIYVSGFITTFFNKKGKVFAFVNDKIFETKELKYPQRDRFSLNFEYAYNNDFELFIPITSKNLKIQFKTDVNDFKDLKIKFNRPCRLSNTSKYSLSKNHIAKVKGSVITVKPKNWVRILKNEISTIYTMLRETNQGWRTGVIFRIVYFILYPFLSSRRIWIFMDLPYLADDNGINLFKYAVGINDGIEKVFVLNKDNFAFDEVSQIGKTIEYGSIKHRIYALFAEKVISSHPDNGLVYPFWGNYPFLSGLVKFRLVFLQHGITKDNISMWLNKADKNISLIVTASKLELQSFFKYPYNYHKDVPQLLGFPRYDALEKKEDYKEIVIMPSWRRHFHHSTKEKILKSNYFKIYNTLINDSRLIDFCKEHGYKLIFKPHPNVYRFIELFETNDYVTIDSTSNSYNNIFTHASLVITDYSSIAFDFAYLKKPVIYYHYAQDYHFDIEESYFDYKTMGFGEVVDNHEELIDLIMEYIESECEMKNQYIKRVDDFFEFNDKNNCKRVYEAIKKMDYE, from the coding sequence TTGTATTTAAAAAAAGCATTTGATTCTGTTATTAGTCAAAGTTTGGATTTTGAAAAAAATATTCAAATTATTGTAGTTAATGATGGAAGTACGGATAATACAGAAGAAATGTGTTTGAAATATAGGGTTAGATATCCTCAAAATATTAAGTATATATCAACTAAAGATTGTTTTGGCCCAGCACATGCTAGAAATCAGGGATTAAAAGAAGCACAAGGAAAATATATTAATTTTTTAGACAGTGATGATTATATAAGCCATAATACATTTAAAGATGTTTATAATTTCTTTGAAAAACATTATTCAGAAATTGATGTTGTTTCAATTCCAATATATTATTTTGGATCACAAAAAGGTAATCACCCTTTAAATTTTAAATTTAAAAAAACAGAAGTTGTTGATTTATTGAAACAACCGGAATTTATTCAATTATCCGGACCTTCTTCATTTTTTAAAGCAGAAGCTATTGAAAATATTAAATTTAATGATAAATTACAAACTGCTGAAGATGCATTTTTTGTTAATCAGGTTCTTTTAAATAAACTAAAATTAGGGCTTGTTAAAAGCGGATCTTATTTTTATAGAAAATTTGAAGCTAAAAATTCTCTTCTTGATTATTCAAGTAAAACTAAAGAGTACTATATTTCTAGAATTAAACAGTTTCATTTTAAATTAATTGAATGTTCTAAAAGAGATTATGGTGAAGTTTTAAAGTTTATTCAATATGTATTGATGTATGATTTGCAATGGCTTTTCAAAATTAAAAAAATTGACCATATTTTAAGTTATGATGAAATTTATGAACTTTACATCAATCTGATTTTTATTTTGCAAAATATTGATGATGATGTGATATATAATCAAAAAAATATTCAAAATCAGCTTAAAACACATATATTCTTTTTAAAATATTTAGGTAATGATTATTTAGCTAATTGTGATTGTAAATATAGAAAACAAGTTTATAATGATATTCTTGATAAGTTATCATTAAATCAGGTTTTTATTGATATTTTTGAGATACAAAATGATGTTATTTATGTTTCAGGATTTATTACTACATTTTTCAATAAAAAAGGTAAGGTTTTTGCCTTTGTTAATGATAAGATTTTTGAAACTAAAGAGTTGAAATATCCACAAAGAGATAGGTTTTCTCTAAATTTTGAATATGCTTACAATAATGATTTTGAGCTTTTTATTCCAATTACTTCAAAAAATCTTAAAATCCAATTTAAAACGGATGTTAATGATTTTAAAGATCTTAAAATAAAATTTAATAGGCCTTGCAGACTTTCAAATACTTCTAAATATTCACTTTCAAAAAATCACATTGCTAAGGTTAAAGGAAGTGTAATAACTGTCAAACCAAAAAATTGGGTAAGAATATTGAAAAATGAGATTTCAACTATTTACACAATGTTGCGTGAAACTAATCAGGGCTGGAGAACTGGTGTGATATTTAGAATTGTTTATTTTATTTTATATCCGTTTTTATCATCTAGAAGAATTTGGATTTTTATGGATTTACCTTATTTGGCTGATGATAATGGTATTAATCTTTTTAAATATGCTGTTGGTATAAATGATGGTATTGAAAAGGTTTTTGTTTTAAATAAAGATAATTTTGCATTTGATGAAGTTTCTCAAATTGGAAAAACCATTGAATACGGTTCTATTAAACATAGGATATATGCTTTATTTGCAGAAAAGGTCATATCCTCCCATCCGGATAATGGTTTAGTATATCCATTTTGGGGCAATTATCCTTTTTTATCAGGTCTTGTTAAATTTAGGCTTGTATTTTTACAGCATGGTATTACAAAGGATAATATTTCAATGTGGCTTAATAAAGCGGATAAAAACATTTCATTAATTGTAACTGCATCAAAACTGGAATTGCAATCATTTTTTAAGTATCCTTATAACTATCATAAAGATGTTCCTCAGTTATTGGGGTTTCCCAGATATGATGCTCTTGAAAAAAAGGAAGATTATAAAGAAATTGTAATTATGCCTTCTTGGAGGAGGCATTTCCATCATTCAACTAAAGAAAAAATATTAAAATCAAATTACTTCAAAATATACAATACTTTAATTAATGATTCTCGTTTAATTGATTTTTGTAAAGAACATGGTTATAAATTGATTTTTAAACCGCATCCAAATGTTTACAGATTCATTGAATTATTTGAAACTAATGATTATGTAACAATTGATTCAACTTCCAATAGTTATAATAATATTTTCACACATGCTTCTTTAGTAATAACAGATTATTCTTCAATAGCTTTTGATTTTGCTTATTTAAAAAAGCCAGTTATTTATTATCATTATGCTCAGGATTATCATTTTGATATTGAAGAGAGCTATTTTGATTATAAAACAATGGGTTTTGGAGAAGTTGTTGATAATCATGAAGAATTAATTGATTTGATAATGGAATATATTGAAAGTGAATGTGAAATGAAAAATCAGTATATTAAAAGAGTCGATGATTTCTTTGAGTTTAATGATAAAAATAATTGTAAAAGAGTCTATGAGGCTATTAAAAAGATGGATTATGAGTAA
- a CDS encoding DUF167 family protein — MSNKYLNAISSLDNNVFIDIEVSPNSNKFQISGFNEWRNRFEIRIKQVPQKGKANKEIVKELSKIFNCDVSISKGEKSSQKTIVCYNVSIDCILEKLSEIL; from the coding sequence ATGTCTAATAAATACTTAAATGCAATTTCTTCATTAGATAATAATGTTTTTATAGATATTGAGGTTTCTCCAAATTCCAATAAATTTCAAATTTCAGGATTTAACGAATGGAGAAACAGATTTGAAATACGTATTAAGCAAGTTCCTCAAAAAGGCAAGGCCAATAAGGAAATTGTAAAAGAATTATCTAAAATATTTAATTGTGATGTTAGTATTTCAAAAGGTGAGAAATCTTCTCAAAAAACAATTGTCTGTTATAATGTCAGTATTGATTGTATATTGGAAAAATTAAGTGAAATTTTATAA